The following proteins are encoded in a genomic region of Thioclava nitratireducens:
- a CDS encoding DUF2794 domain-containing protein, whose protein sequence is MTVQTPSPYPNPSGAPEQIAFDRSELGVILSLYGRAVAAGEWRDYGMSFLRDVAVFSIFRRAAEVPIYRIEKRPALRAKQGQYAVIGQQGQVLRRGHDLRQVLRVLERKLIRAVE, encoded by the coding sequence ATGACGGTTCAAACGCCTTCCCCCTATCCGAACCCTTCCGGCGCACCGGAGCAGATCGCTTTCGACCGCTCCGAGCTTGGCGTGATCCTGTCACTTTACGGGCGCGCCGTCGCGGCCGGGGAGTGGCGCGATTACGGGATGAGCTTCTTGCGCGATGTCGCGGTGTTCTCGATCTTTCGCCGCGCCGCCGAAGTGCCGATCTACCGGATCGAGAAGCGGCCCGCGCTGCGTGCGAAACAGGGGCAATATGCGGTGATCGGTCAGCAGGGGCAGGTGCTGCGGCGCGGCCATGATCTGCGCCAGGTGCTGCGCGTGCTCGAGCGCAAGCTGATCCGCGCGGTGGAGTAG
- a CDS encoding I78 family peptidase inhibitor: MERGRARIGLIVTLGVAAFGLAACQPRVSPPRSGPPGAGTCPPPGLAALQGRPETVLAALDIARPHRIIHPGDAVTMDYAPGRVNFEIDENGTIEAVRCY, encoded by the coding sequence ATGGAGCGCGGCAGGGCGCGGATCGGGCTCATTGTCACGTTAGGGGTCGCAGCGTTCGGGTTGGCGGCCTGCCAACCCCGCGTTTCGCCGCCTCGGTCGGGCCCGCCCGGCGCGGGAACCTGTCCGCCGCCCGGGCTCGCGGCGCTCCAAGGGCGGCCTGAAACCGTGCTGGCGGCGCTCGATATCGCGCGGCCGCATCGCATCATTCATCCGGGCGACGCGGTGACGATGGATTACGCCCCCGGCCGGGTGAATTTCGAGATCGACGAGAACGGCACGATCGAGGCGGTGCGCTGCTACTAG
- a CDS encoding I78 family peptidase inhibitor, translating to MLKRFFVMGSMLALAACDPAGPMSETPTGGAYPAPQPYAPAPYVTPVSVTKGGLQEREPDTCGAVKYTSVLGQPAAQIRTLGITKPYRIVEWRGVEDQVYNPQRVVFRLDSRGNVYNIDCG from the coding sequence ATGTTGAAACGATTTTTCGTCATGGGGTCGATGCTGGCGCTTGCGGCCTGCGACCCCGCCGGTCCGATGAGCGAGACACCCACCGGTGGGGCATACCCCGCGCCCCAGCCCTATGCGCCCGCGCCCTATGTCACCCCGGTGAGCGTCACGAAGGGCGGTTTGCAGGAGCGTGAGCCCGACACTTGCGGGGCGGTGAAATATACCTCGGTTCTGGGTCAGCCGGCGGCGCAGATCCGGACGCTCGGGATTACCAAACCCTATCGCATCGTCGAATGGCGCGGCGTCGAGGATCAGGTCTACAACCCGCAGCGCGTCGTGTTTCGTCTCGACTCGCGCGGGAACGTCTACAACATCGATTGCGGGTGA
- a CDS encoding S-(hydroxymethyl)glutathione dehydrogenase/class III alcohol dehydrogenase, with translation MRTRAAVALEAGKPLEIMEVELDGPKAGEVLVEIKATGICHTDEFTRSGADPEGIFPTILGHEGAGVVLEVGEGVTTLKPGDHVIPLYTPECRECPSCLSGKTNLCTAIRNTQGQGLMPDGTTRFKMLDGTPIYHYMGCSTFANHTVMPEIALAKVRDDAPFDKICYIGCGVTTGIGAVINTAGVEIGSTAAVFGLGGIGLNVIQGLRMAGADMIIGVDLNDAKEDMARKFGMTHFVNPSKLDHSVTQEIINLTKTERDQIGGVDYSFDATGNVKVMRDALECSHRGWGVSVIIGVAPAGAEISTRPFQLVTGRTWKGTAFGGAKGRTDVPKFVEWYMNDKIEIDSMITHTMPLEDINKAFDLMHAGESIRSVVIY, from the coding sequence ATGAGAACCCGTGCCGCAGTCGCGCTCGAAGCGGGAAAACCGCTCGAAATCATGGAAGTGGAACTGGACGGCCCGAAAGCAGGCGAAGTGCTCGTCGAAATCAAGGCGACCGGTATCTGCCACACGGACGAATTCACCCGCTCTGGCGCCGATCCCGAAGGCATCTTCCCGACCATCCTCGGCCATGAGGGCGCGGGCGTCGTGCTCGAAGTCGGCGAAGGTGTCACCACGCTGAAGCCGGGCGACCACGTGATCCCGCTCTACACGCCGGAATGTCGCGAATGCCCGTCCTGCCTGTCGGGCAAGACGAACCTCTGCACCGCGATCCGCAACACGCAAGGTCAGGGCCTGATGCCGGACGGCACGACGCGCTTCAAGATGCTCGATGGCACGCCGATCTATCACTACATGGGCTGCTCGACCTTCGCGAACCACACCGTGATGCCCGAGATCGCGCTCGCCAAGGTCCGCGACGACGCGCCGTTCGACAAGATTTGCTATATCGGCTGCGGCGTCACCACCGGCATCGGCGCGGTAATCAACACTGCAGGCGTCGAGATCGGCTCGACCGCCGCCGTCTTCGGCCTCGGCGGGATCGGTCTGAACGTGATCCAGGGCCTGCGCATGGCGGGTGCCGATATGATCATCGGCGTCGATCTGAACGACGCGAAAGAGGACATGGCGCGCAAGTTCGGCATGACCCATTTCGTGAATCCCTCCAAGCTCGACCACTCGGTCACGCAGGAAATCATCAACCTGACCAAGACCGAGCGCGACCAGATCGGCGGGGTGGATTACTCCTTCGACGCAACCGGCAACGTGAAGGTCATGCGCGACGCACTCGAGTGCTCGCATCGCGGCTGGGGCGTCTCGGTCATCATCGGCGTCGCACCCGCGGGCGCGGAAATCTCCACCCGCCCGTTCCAGCTCGTCACGGGCCGGACATGGAAAGGCACCGCTTTCGGCGGCGCCAAGGGCCGCACCGATGTGCCGAAATTCGTCGAATGGTACATGAACGACAAGATCGAGATCGACTCGATGATCACCCACACTATGCCGCTCGAAGACATCAACAAGGCCTTCGATCTGATGCATGCGGGCGAGTCGATCCGCTCGGTCGTGATCTACTGA